In the genome of Hyphomicrobium sp. ghe19, the window TGCTCCTCGGTCAGTTGATCGGGCGCAGACATCATATGCGTTCGGGCGTCGATCAAGCGACGACGAATGTCGTGGCCCGTCTCAATCTTGCGCCGTCTTCCATCGTGATCCCTTTTGACGGTGCGATCGCGACGCTTTCAGGCCGGAACACCAAATTCCTCAAGGTGAAGGACGGGGTTCTGGTGACTGCGAAGGGAGCGGTTCCGGCTGCCGTCCATCAATACGACCGGGCTCCCGAGGTTCGCGACTTCTTGTATGCGACGTACGGTGGTCCAGCTCTCGGCAAAGCGGGCGACAAATCCAAAGACTCGAACTTGCGTAAAAAGTTGCGCCTGGCGTTCGGTCTTCAGGGCCCCTGACGCCGCGCGTCACTCGACGGACTGTTCCTTCTTCTGACCGCGGGATGCGAGTTTAACACCGCAGCGTTCCATCGGGAGCGCGGTCGTCGTCCATCGATCCTTGGTCACGGTCACGACGTAGCGGCGGCAGTCGCGTCCGGCACCCGGCACGAAATGAACATCGAAGACGGCGACGCCGCTCTTGCCGGAGCGAGGCCACGCAAAATTCCCATCGTCCGGGACCGTTTTAACTGCCTTGTCGATGGCGAAGGCGGCATTGCGATAATCCGTTGCGGTCAGGCGCGCCAAGAGCACGTGCGAGAGATCGGGATGAAGTCCTGCAGCTTCCGCGCGCTTGCGATAGGGATCGGCCGGCGTGGCCGGTGGCGATGATGCGCCGGCCGTTGCTGCGTCGGTGTTCGTCTCCCAAGATTGGGAAGCCGTTCCAGCGCCCGGCGGTTCAGCGATGACGACTTCGGGCAACGACTGAGAATGTGTCTCGGGCGGCGGCGTCGGCGGCAGAGGAGACGAATTTTCAGCAGTCGCCACATCGTGGGCCGGCACCGGTTCAAGCGGTGGGGCCGGTTGTCTCGCGGTCATCGCAGTCGAAATAATCTGCTGGGCGCTCTCAACCCACTGCTGCACCGGGGCGCCAAAATGCGTGAGGCCCCAACCTGCGGCCAGCACTACGAACAAGAATAAATATAATTTCCGGACCGGATTGCCGCGCTTCGGCGGCGGCGTGGAGATCGGCTCGCCGGCATAGAAAGCTTCTTCGGGCTCTTCGGCCCGTGAAAGCACGTCTCCCAGCTCGTAGGAGGGGAATGCATCGGTCGAATGGGAAGCGCGGGAGTACATAGCCAATCCTCGTTGGATACCTATTCCCGCGCTGCATATGCACCGCATCCTCCTGGCCAAAAAATGGCAACGCCGGATAACCGCGAAATCTCTTCCCCGACCTCACGAATTCGTAAAATTCTCGCCACCCTCTTAGGGGCGAAAATTCTTGACTATTATTGGCTACTTGGCTCTACGTGGCCGCTGAACCTGATCTCGGGACCTTGAATCCTGACCTATTGGGAGTTGCAATGAGCACTTCTTTCTCCTCGCGTATCGGCGCGCGCATTCGCGCTTTCATTTCCGCACTTGCCGTCGCTGCCGTCGCCGTTGGCGGAGTTTGGATTTCCGCGTCTGACGGTCAGGCTGCCGAGGAAGAACACGCGGTCGAGATCTCCATCAAAGACCACAAGTTCCAGCCGGACTCGCTGAAACTGCCGGTCGGGAAACCGATCAAGATCACGGTCAAGAACCTGGACGCTACCCCGGAAGAGTTCGAAAGCTACGAACTCGGATTCGAAAAAATCATCGCCGGCAACAGCAGCGCGATCATAAGGCTGAAGCCGCTGAAGCCCGGCACCTACATGTTCTTCGGCGAATTTCACCAGGATTCGGCGTTGGGCCACATCGTAGCGGAGTAATTGCCCATGCTTGCCGCGCTCGTTCTCGTTTTCCGCGAAGTTCTCGAAGCTGGTCTGATTATCGGCGTGGTGCTTGCCGCTTCGCGTGGCGTGATCGGGCGGGGCGGAGCGGTGTCTCTCGGCGTTCTCGCTGGAATTGCCGGGTCAGCCGTTGTCGCATTCTTCGCGGCCGGCATCTCGAACGCGTTCGATGGACGCGGACATGAAATTTTCATCGCGGCAATTCTGCTTTTTGCAGTCGTGATGCTCGCTTGGCACGTCGTCTGGATGGCGCAACACGCGCGCGAGATGACGCAGCAGTTGAGGCAACTCGGAAACGATGTGACCGCAGGACGCCGATCACTATTTGCACTTGGAGCGGCCGTTGCCATCGCGGTCATGCGCGAGGGCAGCGAGGTCGTGCTCTTCATGACCGGCATCATCATGGGTGGAACGGAAACGGCGGGCCAACTGCTGCTCGGTTCGGTGATTGGGCTGGCGCTCGGCGCCGCCGTGTCCATGGTGCTTTATTTCGGGCTTGCCGCGATACCGTTGAAGCGGATGTTCTCGGTAACCGGTGTTCTGGTGACGCTGCTCGCTGCGGGCCTTGCCGCGTCCGCGGTCGCGCAGCTTTCTAGCGCCGGTCTTCTCAATGTTCTCGACACGCCGGTTTGGGATACGTCGTGGCTTCTGTCGGAAAAGAGCTGGGTGGGACAGATCCTGCACATCTTGATCGGTTATATGGCCAAGCCAACGGGCATGCAGCTGATCGCCTACGGCATTACTGCGGGCACTATTTTCCTTCTCGGCTTCATTGTGCGGACGCCGGCGACCCGGCCCGCAGTGAGTTCGCGATAAAAAAAAGCGGCGCCGGAAATTGCGCGGCGCCGCGCGTTCTCTTCTCGATTGCGTTCTAAAGCCCGAGATCGGAAAGCCCCGGATGATCGGCGGGGCGGGGTCCGAGCGGCCAATGGAATTTGCGATCGCTTTCCGAGATTCTGAGGTCGTTGATGCTGGCGTAACGCAGCCGCATCAGACCGTTCGAATCGAATTCCCAGTTCTCGTTTCCGTATGATCGGTACCATTGAAAGCTGTCGTCGCGGAATTCGTAGGCGAAGCGGACGGCGATGCGATTGTCGGCGAAGGTCCAGAGCTCCTTGATCAGGCGATAGTCGAGCTCGCGGTTCCATTTACGCGTCAGAAATTCGACGATCTGTTCGCGGCCGACGGGAAATTCGGCGCGATTGCGCCAGCGGCTGTCGACTGTATAGGCGAGCGACACTTTATGGGGGTCGCGGGAGTTCCATCCGTCTTCGGCTCCACGGACTTTCTGTATTGCAGTTTCGCGCGTGAACGGTGGTAGCGGCGGCCGGGCGTCTGCCATCTTTCTCTCCTTGGTCCTCTCCCTGCGACGGCGGCTTGACCTTCGACGCAAACGTTACGAGGCTTCTTTGCAAATCGGCAGGTCGAGTGACCCCGATCGAGGGAGACTGCAAAATGTATGATATCGCCAATTTATCCAATCTGCCGCATCTTCGTAATCTCTCTGCGACGACGATGGCCGCGTTCGAAAATTTCGACCGGGCAGCGATGGCGCCTGGAGCTATTCCGCGGCGCTACAAGGAATTGATCGCGCTTGGCGTGGCGCTTGCGACGCAGTGTCCGTACAGCCTGGAAGTTCATCGCACCAATGCGGAGAATGCCGGCGTGACGGAAGCTGAGATAGCGGAGGTCGTCTATATCGCTGCGGCGATGCGGGCGACGGCCGCGATTGCGCACGGCACGCATCTTGTCGGGCCACGCAAGGCGAAACGGTAGTGGCGTTCCGGATCAGAAAAAGCCGAAAAGTTTTATGGCAATGACGGCGAGGCTCAGGGCGCCGATCCAGAGCGCGACATCGGCGGCGCGGCTCCGCTTGGAGCGAGACGCGATGTTTTCGATCGTCTGATCGTCAAGGCGCACGCCGGAGCGCGCCATTTCGGAATAGCCGGTGATCGCCTGAGCAAGATTTTGGAGAAGGGCCGGCGTCTTCAGCAGAACTTCGCCGATGGATTCAGCGCCGCGTCCCGCCTCGCGGAGGCGGCCGAGCGGCGAAAGGTTGGCTTCCATCCATTCCTTGGCGACGGGTTCCGCTGCAACCCAGACGTTGAGCGACGGATCGAGGTCACGCGCGACGCCTTCGACGATGACCATGCTCTTTTGCAGCAGGATCAGTTCCGGCCGGGTCTCCATGTCGAAGACTTCGGTGTAGGCGAAAAGCTGGCCGAGTAGATCGGCCATCGAAATTTCTTCTGCCGTCCGTCCCTGGATGGGCTCGCCGATGGCGCGCATCGCCTGCGCAAATTCCTCAACCGTGTGATGGGGCGGAACGTAACCCGCTTCAAAGTGGATGGCGGCGGCGCGATGATAGTCGCGCGTGATGAGGCCGTGCAGGATCTCGGCGAGGAAACGACGCTCGGCGAGGCCAAGCCGGCCCATGATGCCGAAGTCGACGGCGACGACCATGCCCTTGTCATCGACGAACAGGTTTCCCTGATGCATGTCGGCATGAAAGAAGCCGTCGCGCATGGCGTGGCGGAGGAACGATCGCAACACAGTCTGGCCGAGCGCGGAGGTGTCGAAGCCTTTTGCCTGCAGCGTTTCGCGATGCGCGATCGGTGTGCCGTCGATCCATTCGACGGTCAGCACGCGCTTCGCCGTACGTTTCCAATCGATCGTCGGAACGCGAAAGCCATCGTCCTCGGTGGTGTTCGCGGCCATCTCGGAAATCGCGGCGGCCTCGAGACGGAGATCCATTTCGAGCGCGGTCGTATGCTTCAAATTATCGACGACGGCGACGGGCTTCAAACGCCGCGCGGGCGGGTAAAAGCGTTCGATCATCTGCGCCGCGAAATAGTAGCTGTCGAGGTCGCGATTGAAGCGCTTCTCGATATTCGGTCGCAGGATTTTGACGGCGACGGCTTTCCTGATGCCGTTTTCGAGCACGTAGGCCTTGTGGACTTGGGCGATCGAGGCAGCGGCGACGGGCGGGCCAAACTCGATGAAGTGATCTTCAAGCTTGCCGCCGAGTGCGCGCTCGACGGTCTCGCGGGCTTCCGCCATCGAGAAGGGTTCGGCCTTGTCCTGGAGGTGGCGCAAATCCGCCGACAGCTCGGGGCCGATAACGTCGGCGCGGGTCGCCAAGAACTGTCCGAGCTTGACATAGCTCGGGCCGAGCTTCGTCAGCGCGGTTGCGACGCGGGTTGATCGCGGTACGCTTTTTTGAAAGGGCGCCGACAGGAATTCGATGGGCAGCGTTGCCGCGCGCGCAATCTTGAGCGGCAGCGGTACCGGCACGCCTGCCGGCACGAAGCGAACTCCATACTGTGCAAGCACAAACCCGGCGCGCGCGAGTCTTAGCGTGTTAAGGATCGCTCCGGGCATGACTTCGATTTCGTGGTCCTGGTTCGTGGGTCGATAGCTGGCCTCAGGCCACATTGCGCCGCAATGGGTCTAGGTCAAGCGAACCTCATGTATCGGGTAAAGACGGTTAAATATCCTGCGCCATTGCGAAGCGCGGCGACGAGGTTGCCATACAACGCGGGGCTGGCCGCCGCGCAAACGAAAAGCGCCCGCGTCGAAACACGGGCGCTTCGGGAATTCCAAATTTCAGTCGGCTTATTTCGCGCAGAAGGTCGCGCGGCCGTGGCAGGTGACCATGCCGCCATCGGGGCTGCACCGGTACTGCTTGTTGGTGACCTTGTACCCCGCAACGTCGCCGTTTGCGAGGAAGCCAGGCCAGAGACCCCAGCTGACGTTCTGCACCATCGTTTCCATTGCAAACCACTTCGCGGAATCCGCCGACGTCGATGTTGCGACCGCGGCTTTCGTCATGCATCCAGCGTTCGCGGTTCCGGCGCCAAAAGAAAGGGCGGCTACTGCCAACGCACAGGCAAGCGTGATTGTTTTCATGTGTCCCACCTCCTCCTAGGGAAGAAAAAGTTTCTTCCCGTCCCTGCTTGGAAAACTATGAACGGTCTCGCGCGGCGTCAATTGCAGACACACCGAACGAGCCAGAACACCGTTGGATTGTTGCCGTCAGATCTTCCAGCCGCCGTGGATGGCCGCGATGCCGCCCGTCAAATTGCGGTAGCTGACGCGGGAAAACCCGGCATTGCGAACGAGTTCCGCGAATTTCTCCTGGGTCGGGAAGCGGCGGATGCTTTCAACGAGATAGCGATAAGATTCAGCGTCTCCGGCCGTCAATTGGCCAAGGCGCGGAATGATCTCGAATGAGTGAAAGTCGTAGAGGCGGTCCAGAACCGGGACGCGGCATTCGGAAAATTCGAGGCAAAGGAAGCGGCCGCCGGGCTTCAAGACGCGATAGGCTTCGGCGAGCGCCCTATCAATGTGGGTGACGTTGCGAATGCCGAACGCGATCGTGTAGGCGTCGAAGCTGCTGCTCTCGAAGGGTAATTCCTCGGCGTTGCCTTCGACGCACTGAATGCGGTTTTGCAGGCCTGCGTCAGCGATGCGGCGGCGGCCGACCTCGAGCATCTCGGGACTGATGTCGCAGATGACGGCGGTGGCGTTCGGTCCGCTGTCGTTGGCGTAACGGATCGAAATATCGCCGGTGCCGCCGGCGACATCCAGAAGCTTGAACGGCGTCGCGCCGCGCGGCGCGTTCAGCATCGTGATGAGTTCGCGCTTCCACAGCCGGTGCAGGCCACCCGACATCAGGTCGTTCATCAGATCGTAACGGCCGGCGACGGAGGCGAAGACCTTGTTGACGAGGCCCTGGCGCTCGGTCTCGGGGACAGCGCGGAAGCCGAACGACGCCGTGTTATCGGACGCGTTGTGGGCCGGGCCCTGGCCGGTATTCTGGCTTGTGGTTTGCGAATTCTGATCCATATCCGCAGCATAGCTGTTCGCGCGTTGGCGCGCTATCGTCGGCTCGTCTCATCCTCAACGCCGGCTCAACACTAGGTAATATTTCCGTCATGCCCGAGCTTCCGGAGGTCGAAACCGTTCGTCGCGGCCTGGCGCCGGTTCTCGTCGGCCGCCGGGTTAAGTCGCTCGATGCGCGGCGGCCGGATTTGCGGTTTCCATTCCCTGAGAATTTTGCCGGGCGGGTCGCCGGGCAGTCGATCGTCACGCTCGAGCGCCGCGCGAAATATCTGATCGCGTCGCTGTCGAGCGGGG includes:
- a CDS encoding cupredoxin domain-containing protein — protein: MSTSFSSRIGARIRAFISALAVAAVAVGGVWISASDGQAAEEEHAVEISIKDHKFQPDSLKLPVGKPIKITVKNLDATPEEFESYELGFEKIIAGNSSAIIRLKPLKPGTYMFFGEFHQDSALGHIVAE
- a CDS encoding FTR1 family protein, with amino-acid sequence MLAALVLVFREVLEAGLIIGVVLAASRGVIGRGGAVSLGVLAGIAGSAVVAFFAAGISNAFDGRGHEIFIAAILLFAVVMLAWHVVWMAQHAREMTQQLRQLGNDVTAGRRSLFALGAAVAIAVMREGSEVVLFMTGIIMGGTETAGQLLLGSVIGLALGAAVSMVLYFGLAAIPLKRMFSVTGVLVTLLAAGLAASAVAQLSSAGLLNVLDTPVWDTSWLLSEKSWVGQILHILIGYMAKPTGMQLIAYGITAGTIFLLGFIVRTPATRPAVSSR
- a CDS encoding nuclear transport factor 2 family protein gives rise to the protein MADARPPLPPFTRETAIQKVRGAEDGWNSRDPHKVSLAYTVDSRWRNRAEFPVGREQIVEFLTRKWNRELDYRLIKELWTFADNRIAVRFAYEFRDDSFQWYRSYGNENWEFDSNGLMRLRYASINDLRISESDRKFHWPLGPRPADHPGLSDLGL
- a CDS encoding carboxymuconolactone decarboxylase family protein → MYDIANLSNLPHLRNLSATTMAAFENFDRAAMAPGAIPRRYKELIALGVALATQCPYSLEVHRTNAENAGVTEAEIAEVVYIAAAMRATAAIAHGTHLVGPRKAKR
- the ubiB gene encoding 2-polyprenylphenol 6-hydroxylase; protein product: MPGAILNTLRLARAGFVLAQYGVRFVPAGVPVPLPLKIARAATLPIEFLSAPFQKSVPRSTRVATALTKLGPSYVKLGQFLATRADVIGPELSADLRHLQDKAEPFSMAEARETVERALGGKLEDHFIEFGPPVAAASIAQVHKAYVLENGIRKAVAVKILRPNIEKRFNRDLDSYYFAAQMIERFYPPARRLKPVAVVDNLKHTTALEMDLRLEAAAISEMAANTTEDDGFRVPTIDWKRTAKRVLTVEWIDGTPIAHRETLQAKGFDTSALGQTVLRSFLRHAMRDGFFHADMHQGNLFVDDKGMVVAVDFGIMGRLGLAERRFLAEILHGLITRDYHRAAAIHFEAGYVPPHHTVEEFAQAMRAIGEPIQGRTAEEISMADLLGQLFAYTEVFDMETRPELILLQKSMVIVEGVARDLDPSLNVWVAAEPVAKEWMEANLSPLGRLREAGRGAESIGEVLLKTPALLQNLAQAITGYSEMARSGVRLDDQTIENIASRSKRSRAADVALWIGALSLAVIAIKLFGFF
- the ubiE gene encoding bifunctional demethylmenaquinone methyltransferase/2-methoxy-6-polyprenyl-1,4-benzoquinol methylase UbiE → MDQNSQTTSQNTGQGPAHNASDNTASFGFRAVPETERQGLVNKVFASVAGRYDLMNDLMSGGLHRLWKRELITMLNAPRGATPFKLLDVAGGTGDISIRYANDSGPNATAVICDISPEMLEVGRRRIADAGLQNRIQCVEGNAEELPFESSSFDAYTIAFGIRNVTHIDRALAEAYRVLKPGGRFLCLEFSECRVPVLDRLYDFHSFEIIPRLGQLTAGDAESYRYLVESIRRFPTQEKFAELVRNAGFSRVSYRNLTGGIAAIHGGWKI